In Nocardioides dokdonensis FR1436, the following are encoded in one genomic region:
- a CDS encoding M1 family metallopeptidase encodes MTLALGAVAPTSAAAAAEPVDGAQTVGDAQFPHIGNGGYDALHYDLDIRWSPTGVVSGIMGGVLDEASLHMDAATTGEALRSFSMDFRGLTIDSVEVDGVPATFTRDVVTGISYDPSHKYKLVITPATPVEGPFTVDVDYHGIPERHTDADGSWEGWVGTSDGATFLAQPVGAMAAYPHNNTPGDKASYTIDVNVPDTLTNVGGTGAAAAASNGVLTAKVPTDEATRTTWRWTMAQPMASELVVISIGKYDVHEGTVTLSSGREIPELSFIDSAQSSTNKTTFTNRRAAIGTITRGLEGIYGPYPGDATGVIVDSVPSGINYALETQDRSFFPSVSSFNGNTLTHEIAHQWYGDNVSPGLWTDIWINEGMASYAPNYYNNVVAPATPNWTQLETTYFNSWNNKVSTSADWTTPPGTQTDSAKLYGYQTYTRGAQFWEALHTALRRTDFLAVVRQWQDLNGGTSPRGDELKDLAEEISGRDLDAFWQDWIYDGDKPAWPGKYDLALTTEPGTGVLEPGDAIDYTLTATNVGRVALAGASVEVDLSDVLDDAELGALPDGLVVDGTDLVWTVPTTPTTAGANTATVSFSAVVADDASSDTLDATAAPAAASLGGLCTETCSSSHTVDAQPLTPTADPVVTGTPVVDGRLTAATTGWPEGSTFEYVWSVGGDVVAGATSATFTPRPSDVGRTVSVEVTGDRAGNLPVTRTSEPSAPVARGSLTGTPVPTVVGDPAVGAALSAETGSWDGGASLSYQWSVGGQPVPAATTASYTPVPADVGRTVTVQVTGSRPGYDSVARTSAPTAPVALGTFTSSPTPTIAGTPVVRGTVRAEAGTWDDGTALAYQWFSDGQAVPGATGVDYSPTADDLGNTLTVRVTGTKTGYATTARTSAGSDAVAAAGMTLTPTPTIGGTPRFGEVLSAEAGTWDDGVDLSYQWLVDGVPVADATGTEFSPRASDVAGIVTVAVTGSRTGYASVTRTSDATAPVAAARLEAPRRPTIKGQARVGRTLVARAGQWDDGVTLTYRWLADGKVLRKESGKRLEVGPALRSKRIKVQVTGSRPGYADASVMSRLTQQVR; translated from the coding sequence ATGACGCTCGCGCTGGGAGCAGTGGCTCCCACGTCGGCGGCCGCCGCAGCCGAGCCGGTCGACGGCGCCCAGACCGTCGGGGACGCCCAGTTCCCCCACATCGGCAACGGCGGCTACGACGCACTGCACTACGACCTCGACATCCGGTGGAGCCCCACGGGCGTGGTCAGCGGCATCATGGGCGGCGTCCTCGACGAGGCCAGCCTGCACATGGACGCGGCCACGACCGGCGAGGCGCTGCGCTCGTTCTCGATGGACTTCCGCGGCCTGACGATCGACAGCGTCGAGGTCGACGGAGTCCCGGCCACCTTCACGCGCGACGTCGTCACCGGGATCAGCTACGACCCCTCCCACAAGTACAAGCTCGTCATCACCCCCGCGACCCCGGTCGAGGGCCCGTTCACCGTCGACGTCGACTACCACGGCATCCCAGAGCGGCACACCGACGCCGACGGCTCCTGGGAGGGCTGGGTCGGCACCTCCGACGGCGCCACCTTCCTGGCCCAGCCGGTGGGCGCGATGGCCGCCTACCCGCACAACAACACCCCGGGCGACAAGGCGTCGTACACGATCGACGTCAACGTGCCCGACACCCTCACCAACGTCGGCGGCACCGGTGCGGCCGCTGCGGCCAGCAACGGCGTGCTGACCGCCAAGGTGCCCACCGACGAGGCCACCCGCACCACCTGGCGCTGGACGATGGCGCAGCCGATGGCCAGCGAGCTGGTCGTCATCTCGATCGGCAAGTACGACGTCCACGAGGGCACGGTGACGCTGAGCAGCGGCCGCGAGATCCCCGAGCTGTCCTTCATCGACTCGGCCCAGTCCTCCACCAACAAGACGACGTTCACCAACCGCCGCGCCGCCATCGGCACGATCACCCGAGGCCTCGAGGGCATCTACGGCCCCTACCCGGGGGATGCCACCGGCGTCATCGTCGACTCGGTGCCCAGCGGCATCAACTACGCGCTCGAGACCCAGGACCGCTCCTTCTTCCCGAGTGTCAGTTCCTTCAACGGCAACACCCTCACCCACGAGATCGCCCACCAGTGGTACGGCGACAACGTCTCGCCCGGCCTGTGGACCGACATCTGGATCAACGAGGGGATGGCCTCCTACGCGCCGAACTACTACAACAACGTCGTCGCCCCGGCGACGCCCAACTGGACCCAGCTCGAGACGACCTACTTCAACAGCTGGAACAACAAGGTGTCGACCAGTGCCGACTGGACGACGCCCCCGGGCACGCAGACCGACTCGGCGAAGCTGTACGGCTACCAGACCTACACGCGCGGCGCGCAGTTCTGGGAGGCGCTGCACACCGCCCTGCGACGCACCGACTTCCTCGCCGTCGTGCGCCAGTGGCAGGACCTCAACGGCGGCACCAGCCCGCGCGGTGACGAGCTGAAGGACCTCGCGGAGGAGATCTCCGGGCGCGACCTCGACGCCTTCTGGCAGGACTGGATCTACGACGGCGACAAGCCGGCGTGGCCCGGCAAGTACGACCTCGCGCTCACGACCGAGCCGGGCACCGGCGTGCTCGAGCCCGGCGACGCGATCGACTACACCCTGACCGCGACGAACGTCGGGCGCGTCGCCCTAGCGGGCGCGAGCGTGGAGGTCGACCTGAGCGACGTCCTCGACGACGCCGAGCTGGGCGCCCTGCCCGACGGGCTCGTCGTCGACGGCACCGACCTCGTCTGGACGGTGCCGACGACCCCGACGACGGCGGGGGCCAACACCGCCACCGTCTCCTTCTCCGCCGTCGTGGCGGACGACGCCTCCAGCGACACGCTCGACGCGACCGCCGCCCCCGCTGCGGCCTCGCTCGGCGGCCTGTGCACCGAGACCTGCTCGAGCAGCCACACGGTCGACGCCCAGCCGCTGACCCCCACCGCTGACCCGGTGGTCACCGGCACACCGGTGGTCGACGGCAGGCTCACCGCTGCGACGACCGGCTGGCCCGAGGGCAGCACGTTCGAGTACGTGTGGTCGGTCGGCGGTGACGTCGTCGCCGGCGCCACCTCCGCGACCTTCACGCCGCGTCCCTCCGACGTGGGCCGCACCGTGAGCGTGGAGGTGACCGGCGACCGGGCAGGCAACCTGCCCGTGACCCGCACCAGCGAGCCCAGCGCGCCCGTCGCGCGGGGCTCCCTCACCGGCACGCCCGTCCCGACCGTGGTCGGCGACCCGGCCGTGGGCGCGGCACTGAGCGCCGAGACCGGCAGCTGGGACGGCGGGGCCAGCCTGTCCTACCAGTGGTCCGTCGGGGGCCAGCCCGTGCCGGCCGCCACGACCGCGTCGTACACGCCGGTGCCCGCCGACGTGGGCAGGACGGTGACCGTGCAGGTCACCGGTTCGCGCCCGGGCTACGACAGCGTGGCGCGCACCAGCGCCCCGACCGCGCCCGTGGCGCTCGGGACGTTCACCTCGTCCCCCACGCCGACGATCGCCGGCACCCCCGTCGTCCGCGGCACCGTGAGAGCCGAGGCCGGCACCTGGGACGACGGCACCGCGCTCGCCTACCAGTGGTTCTCGGACGGCCAGGCCGTCCCCGGCGCGACGGGGGTCGACTACTCGCCCACCGCCGACGACCTGGGCAACACCCTGACCGTGCGCGTGACGGGCACCAAGACCGGCTACGCCACGACCGCGCGCACCAGCGCCGGGTCCGATGCCGTCGCCGCCGCGGGCATGACGCTCACGCCGACCCCCACGATCGGTGGGACGCCCCGCTTCGGGGAGGTGCTCAGCGCCGAGGCCGGCACCTGGGACGACGGGGTCGACCTGTCCTACCAGTGGCTCGTCGACGGGGTGCCGGTCGCCGACGCGACCGGCACCGAGTTCAGCCCCCGGGCGAGCGACGTCGCCGGGATCGTCACCGTCGCGGTGACGGGGTCGAGGACCGGCTACGCGTCGGTCACCCGCACCAGCGACGCGACGGCTCCCGTCGCCGCCGCACGGCTCGAGGCGCCGCGTCGCCCGACCATCAAGGGCCAGGCCCGCGTCGGGCGCACCCTGGTGGCCCGCGCCGGCCAGTGGGACGACGGGGTGACCCTCACCTACCGCTGGCTCGCCGATGGCAAGGTCCTCCGGAAGGAGAGCGGCAAGCGGTTGGAGGTCGGCCCTGCGCTGCGTAGCAAGAGGATCAAGGTCCAGGTCACCGGCTCCCGCCCGGGGTACGCCGACGCCTCGGTCATGAGCAGGCTCACCCAGCAGGTGCGTTGA
- a CDS encoding transporter substrate-binding domain-containing protein — translation MKPQVLKSLSVAAALTLALSACGSSEPEAAEGEPELLSAGNLTVCTDAPYKPFEYPDKASPTGYTGFDMEIIDAIAAEMDLEVTIKDAGFDGLQSGASLAAGQCDLVASAMTITEEREANLDFSEPYYDSKQSLLAEAGSDIASIDDLDGTKVGVQQGTTGAQYAKDNVPEGAELVSFPSDAELYAALSSGGVQAVLQDLPVNLEHTDDGNYEIVEEYDTDESYGFAVKEDGSEDLLAAINDNLQALRDSGDYDTIYEKYFSTE, via the coding sequence ATGAAGCCCCAGGTGCTGAAGTCCCTGTCCGTCGCTGCTGCTCTGACCCTCGCCCTCTCGGCGTGCGGTTCCAGTGAGCCGGAGGCTGCGGAGGGTGAGCCCGAGCTGCTCAGCGCCGGCAACCTCACCGTGTGCACGGACGCGCCGTACAAGCCGTTCGAGTACCCGGACAAGGCTTCCCCGACCGGGTACACCGGCTTCGACATGGAGATCATCGACGCGATCGCCGCCGAGATGGACCTCGAGGTGACGATCAAGGACGCCGGCTTCGACGGACTGCAGAGCGGCGCCTCCCTCGCGGCCGGGCAGTGCGACCTGGTCGCGAGCGCGATGACGATCACCGAGGAGCGCGAGGCGAACCTCGACTTCAGCGAGCCGTACTACGACTCCAAGCAGTCGCTGCTGGCCGAGGCTGGCTCCGACATCGCGTCGATCGACGACCTGGACGGCACGAAGGTCGGCGTGCAGCAGGGCACGACCGGCGCCCAGTACGCGAAGGACAACGTGCCGGAGGGCGCCGAGCTGGTGTCCTTCCCCAGCGACGCGGAGCTCTACGCGGCGCTGAGCTCGGGCGGCGTGCAGGCCGTCCTCCAGGACCTCCCCGTCAACCTGGAGCACACCGACGACGGCAACTACGAGATCGTCGAGGAGTACGACACCGACGAGTCCTACGGGTTCGCGGTCAAGGAGGACGGCAGCGAGGACCTCCTGGCCGCCATCAACGACAACCTGCAGGCCCTCAGGGACAGCGGCGACTACGACACCATCTACGAGAAGTACTTCTCCACCGAGTGA
- a CDS encoding amino acid ABC transporter permease: MKRTTKKRLTRGVMYLIFVAAILALVLAADWAAIQKAFFNVDIARDAFPDVIVIAAKNTIVYTAIAFAGGMVFGLVLALMKLSPVAPYRWAATIYIEFFRGLPALLVIFTFAFAVPIAFQWRPPGGSAGAGLLALIIVSAAYIAETIRAGIQAVPKGQVEAAHSLGMPAGWTMVSVVLPQAFRIVIPPLTNELVVLIKDTSLLFIAGMAIQQQELTTFARDSVSSVGNSTPLTIAALMYLAVTLPLTRLVAYMERRGARGR; encoded by the coding sequence GTGAAGAGGACCACGAAGAAGCGCTTGACCCGTGGGGTGATGTACCTGATCTTCGTCGCGGCGATCCTCGCGCTGGTGCTCGCCGCCGACTGGGCGGCGATCCAGAAGGCGTTCTTCAACGTCGACATCGCCCGGGACGCCTTCCCGGACGTGATCGTCATCGCGGCCAAGAACACCATCGTCTACACCGCGATCGCCTTCGCCGGGGGCATGGTCTTCGGGTTGGTCCTCGCCCTGATGAAGCTCTCGCCGGTGGCGCCCTACCGGTGGGCGGCCACCATCTACATCGAGTTCTTCCGGGGGCTGCCCGCCCTGCTCGTGATCTTCACGTTCGCCTTCGCGGTGCCCATCGCCTTCCAGTGGCGCCCGCCGGGGGGGAGCGCCGGAGCCGGCCTGCTCGCCCTGATCATCGTCTCGGCGGCCTACATCGCCGAGACCATCCGCGCCGGCATCCAGGCGGTCCCCAAGGGTCAGGTCGAGGCGGCCCACTCGCTGGGCATGCCGGCGGGCTGGACCATGGTCTCGGTGGTGCTGCCCCAGGCGTTCCGGATCGTCATCCCCCCGCTCACCAACGAGCTGGTGGTCCTGATCAAGGACACCTCCCTGCTCTTCATCGCTGGGATGGCGATCCAGCAGCAGGAGCTCACCACCTTCGCCCGCGACTCGGTCTCCTCGGTGGGCAACTCGACGCCGCTGACGATCGCGGCCCTGATGTACCTGGCCGTGACCCTGCCGCTGACCCGTCTGGTGGCCTACATGGAGCGCCGCGGCGCGAGAGGACGATGA
- a CDS encoding amino acid ABC transporter ATP-binding protein, which produces MTSPAYDHAIDVQKLHKSFGDNEVLKGIDFHVDDGEVVCVIGPSGSGKSTLLRCINQLEVPTKGRVLVEGVDMTDPETDLNDVRSRIGMVFQSFNLFPHLTVTDNLTLAQRRVKKRSKADARRCALENLAKVGLEDKADAYPAHLSGGQQQRVAIARALSMEPDLMLFDEPTSALDPELVGDVLAVMKTLASDGMTMMVVTHEMGFAREVGDKLVFMDEGVIMEEGDPVEVLSNPQHERTQEFLSKVL; this is translated from the coding sequence GTGACGAGCCCTGCCTACGACCACGCGATCGACGTCCAGAAGCTGCACAAGTCGTTCGGCGACAACGAGGTGCTCAAGGGCATCGACTTCCACGTCGACGACGGCGAGGTGGTCTGCGTGATCGGGCCGTCCGGCTCCGGGAAGTCGACCCTGCTGCGCTGCATCAACCAGCTCGAGGTGCCGACCAAGGGCCGGGTCCTGGTCGAGGGCGTCGACATGACCGACCCGGAGACCGACCTCAACGACGTCCGGTCCCGGATCGGGATGGTCTTCCAGTCGTTCAACCTCTTCCCGCACCTCACCGTGACCGACAACCTGACGCTGGCCCAGCGCCGGGTCAAGAAGCGGAGCAAGGCCGACGCCCGGCGCTGCGCCCTGGAGAACCTCGCCAAGGTGGGCCTCGAGGACAAGGCGGACGCCTACCCCGCCCACCTCTCCGGAGGTCAGCAGCAGCGGGTGGCGATCGCCCGGGCGCTGTCGATGGAGCCCGACCTGATGCTCTTCGACGAGCCCACCAGCGCACTCGATCCCGAGCTCGTCGGTGACGTGCTCGCGGTGATGAAGACGCTGGCCTCGGACGGGATGACGATGATGGTGGTGACCCACGAGATGGGCTTCGCCCGCGAGGTCGGCGACAAGCTGGTCTTCATGGACGAGGGCGTCATCATGGAGGAGGGCGACCCCGTCGAGGTGTTGTCGAACCCGCAGCACGAGCGGACCCAGGAGTTCCTCTCCAAGGTGCTCTGA
- a CDS encoding mycothiol transferase, with the protein MSPGDLLADALGRVVEGVEAVLDGLDVDELAWRPAVGANSIAWLVWHLTRVYDDHVAAAAGRDQVHVASGYAERFALPLERDDTGFGHSADDAAAVRAPADLLAAYLEEVHRTASAWIRTLDPAALDRVVDERWDPPVTLGVRLVSVLGDCTQHVGQAAYVRGLLDR; encoded by the coding sequence ATGAGTCCCGGTGACCTGCTGGCCGACGCCCTGGGCCGAGTCGTGGAGGGCGTCGAGGCGGTGCTCGACGGCCTGGACGTCGACGAGCTCGCCTGGCGTCCCGCTGTCGGCGCCAACTCGATCGCGTGGCTGGTCTGGCACCTGACCCGGGTGTACGACGACCACGTCGCCGCTGCGGCCGGCCGGGACCAGGTGCACGTCGCGTCGGGGTACGCCGAGCGGTTCGCACTGCCGCTGGAGCGGGACGACACGGGCTTCGGCCACAGCGCCGACGACGCGGCCGCGGTGCGCGCGCCGGCCGACCTGCTGGCGGCCTACCTCGAGGAGGTGCACCGGACGGCGAGCGCCTGGATCCGCACCCTGGACCCGGCCGCGCTCGACCGCGTCGTGGACGAGCGGTGGGACCCTCCGGTCACGCTCGGGGTGCGGCTGGTCAGCGTGCTCGGCGACTGCACGCAGCACGTGGGCCAGGCGGCGTACGTCCGGGGGCTGCTCGACCGCTGA
- a CDS encoding PLP-dependent aminotransferase family protein, whose protein sequence is MRALLSALEERLEHPTARGLVAAVTLAIADGVLVPGTKLPPIRTIATELALSPTTVSSAWALLARSGTVRTAGRHGTTVLDVTGAGVGRYRRALAQPAPLAQDLSTGVPDQDLLPTLGVVLSQVDRAGTPNSYLQDPVLPELAELLRADWPYPPPRLAVVDGAMDALDLVTRTALRPGDRVVVEHPCFPPVVDLLEALSVEIVGVPVDDEGLDPDAFAQALQRPVAAVVLQPRGQNPTGVTTTRRRARRLAELVGLGETLVIEDDSAHGLSPTPALSLGEWLPEQSVHIRSFSKSYGPDLRLAAMSGPPELMRAVDRRRHLGQGWSSRLLQRILVGLLTEPAAVAQVERAQQEYARRRRLLRDALAARSVSVGGTEGLNMWIPVEDETAAVVRLASQGIGVSAGSPFAALPTPQGHVRLTCGLVVEGHDDLAQRIADAAQTVGWGARAR, encoded by the coding sequence GTGCGCGCGCTGCTGTCGGCTCTCGAGGAGCGCCTGGAGCACCCCACGGCCCGAGGCCTCGTCGCCGCCGTGACCCTCGCCATCGCGGACGGGGTGCTGGTGCCGGGCACCAAGCTCCCGCCGATCCGCACCATCGCCACCGAGCTCGCCCTCTCGCCGACGACCGTCTCCTCGGCCTGGGCGTTGCTGGCCCGGTCCGGGACCGTACGCACCGCCGGGCGCCACGGCACCACCGTCCTCGACGTGACCGGCGCCGGGGTCGGGCGGTACCGGCGTGCGCTGGCGCAGCCGGCGCCGCTGGCCCAGGACCTCTCGACCGGGGTCCCCGACCAGGACCTCCTCCCCACCCTGGGCGTGGTGCTGAGCCAGGTCGACCGGGCGGGCACCCCGAACAGCTACCTGCAGGACCCGGTGCTGCCCGAGCTCGCCGAGCTGCTGCGCGCGGACTGGCCCTACCCGCCCCCTCGGCTCGCCGTCGTGGACGGCGCCATGGACGCGCTCGACCTCGTGACCCGCACGGCCCTGCGCCCGGGGGACCGGGTCGTGGTGGAGCACCCCTGCTTCCCCCCCGTGGTCGACCTGCTCGAGGCGCTGTCCGTCGAGATCGTGGGGGTGCCGGTCGACGACGAGGGCCTCGACCCCGACGCGTTCGCCCAGGCCCTGCAGCGCCCGGTCGCCGCTGTGGTCCTCCAGCCCCGTGGGCAGAACCCGACCGGTGTCACCACCACCCGGCGTCGGGCCCGCCGGCTGGCGGAGCTGGTCGGGCTGGGCGAGACGCTGGTGATCGAGGACGACTCCGCCCACGGCCTCTCCCCGACCCCGGCGCTCAGCCTGGGCGAGTGGCTCCCGGAGCAGTCGGTGCACATCCGCAGCTTCTCCAAGTCCTACGGCCCCGACCTGCGCCTCGCAGCCATGAGCGGCCCCCCGGAGCTCATGCGCGCCGTCGACCGTCGTCGCCACCTGGGCCAGGGCTGGAGCAGCCGGCTGCTGCAACGCATCCTGGTCGGGCTGCTGACGGAGCCGGCGGCGGTGGCGCAGGTGGAGCGGGCCCAGCAGGAGTACGCCCGGAGGCGGCGCCTCCTGCGGGACGCGCTCGCCGCCCGCAGTGTCAGCGTGGGAGGAACCGAGGGCCTCAACATGTGGATCCCGGTCGAGGACGAGACGGCGGCCGTGGTCCGCCTGGCCAGCCAGGGGATCGGGGTCAGCGCCGGGTCGCCGTTCGCCGCGCTGCCGACTCCGCAGGGCCACGTCCGGCTCACCTGCGGCCTGGTGGTCGAGGGTCACGACGACCTCGCCCAGCGCATCGCGGACGCGGCGCAGACCGTGGGCTGGGGCGCCCGGGCGCGGTGA
- a CDS encoding CoA-acylating methylmalonate-semialdehyde dehydrogenase has translation MTTRISHWIDGRPSPGTSGRTSAVYNPATGQQSAEVDLAGADDLERAVASASAAAKQWRSASLSTRAAVLFAFREQLHQRSDELAAIVTAEHGKVLADAAGEIARGLENVEFATGVPHLMKGGFSEQAGTGVDVYSIRQALGVVAGITPFNFPAMVPLWMCANAIATGNAFILKPSERDPSAAVFLAELWRDAGLPDGVFTVLHGDKEAVDGLLRHPEVAAISFVGSTPIARYIYETGTAQGKRVQALGGAKNHMVVLPDADVDMAADAAVSAAYGAAGERCMAISVVVAVGDVADSLVSAVADRLPRLRIGNGADDGVDMGPLISGEHRDKVAGYIAAGEAAGARLVVDGRRASVPAEGFFLGTTLLDDVTPDMTVYTDEIFGPVLSVVRVATYDEAVALINANPYANGTAIFTRDGGAAREFQLDVEVGMVGINVPIPVPVSYYSFGGWKDSLFGDTHMYGPEGIKFFTRGKVVTSRWPDPATSQVDLGFPRTR, from the coding sequence ATGACCACTCGCATCTCGCACTGGATCGACGGACGCCCCTCCCCGGGGACCTCGGGCCGCACCTCGGCCGTCTACAACCCCGCTACCGGCCAGCAGAGCGCCGAGGTGGACCTCGCCGGCGCGGACGACCTCGAGCGGGCGGTCGCCAGCGCCTCGGCTGCTGCCAAGCAGTGGCGCAGCGCCTCCCTGTCGACACGTGCGGCAGTGCTCTTCGCGTTCCGCGAGCAGCTGCACCAGCGCAGCGACGAGCTCGCCGCGATCGTGACCGCCGAGCACGGGAAGGTGCTGGCCGACGCTGCCGGGGAGATCGCCCGCGGCCTCGAGAACGTCGAGTTCGCCACCGGGGTGCCCCACCTGATGAAGGGCGGCTTCTCCGAGCAGGCCGGCACCGGCGTCGACGTCTACTCGATCCGCCAGGCCCTCGGCGTGGTCGCCGGCATCACCCCGTTCAACTTCCCCGCCATGGTGCCGCTGTGGATGTGCGCCAACGCGATCGCGACCGGCAACGCGTTCATCCTCAAGCCGAGCGAGCGGGACCCCTCCGCGGCCGTGTTCCTGGCCGAGCTGTGGCGCGACGCCGGTCTCCCCGACGGCGTCTTCACCGTGCTGCACGGCGACAAGGAGGCGGTCGACGGGCTGCTGCGCCACCCGGAGGTGGCTGCGATCAGCTTCGTGGGGTCGACCCCGATCGCCCGCTACATCTACGAGACGGGGACCGCCCAGGGCAAGCGCGTGCAGGCGCTCGGCGGCGCCAAGAACCACATGGTGGTCCTCCCGGACGCGGACGTCGACATGGCCGCCGACGCGGCGGTCTCCGCGGCGTACGGCGCCGCCGGCGAGCGGTGCATGGCGATCTCGGTGGTCGTGGCCGTCGGTGACGTCGCGGACTCCCTGGTCAGTGCGGTCGCCGACCGCCTGCCCCGGCTGCGGATCGGCAACGGCGCCGACGACGGGGTCGACATGGGCCCCCTCATCAGCGGCGAGCACCGCGACAAGGTCGCCGGTTACATCGCGGCCGGGGAGGCCGCCGGCGCGCGGCTCGTCGTCGACGGGCGCCGGGCCTCGGTCCCGGCTGAGGGGTTCTTCCTCGGCACCACGCTGCTCGACGACGTGACCCCGGACATGACGGTCTACACCGACGAGATCTTCGGGCCGGTGCTGTCGGTGGTGCGCGTCGCCACCTACGACGAGGCCGTGGCGCTGATCAATGCCAACCCGTACGCCAACGGCACCGCGATCTTCACCCGCGACGGCGGCGCCGCCCGTGAGTTCCAGCTCGACGTCGAGGTCGGGATGGTGGGCATCAACGTGCCGATCCCGGTGCCGGTGTCCTACTACTCCTTCGGCGGCTGGAAGGACTCCCTCTTCGGCGACACCCACATGTACGGACCCGAGGGCATCAAGTTCTTCACGCGCGGCAAGGTCGTCACCTCGCGCTGGCCAGACCCCGCCACCTCCCAGGTGGACCTGGGCTTCCCCCGCACCCGCTGA
- a CDS encoding aspartate aminotransferase family protein: MTETSLLPSLSEEQVRRDDRAHVFHSWSAQAQIDPLPIAAALGSHFWDYAGTKYLDFSSQLVNVNIGYQHPRLVAAIQEYAGRLCTVAPPFANDMRSEAARLLADLAPGTLNKVFFTNGGADANEHAVRMARLHTGRSKVLAAYRSYHGATAGAITMTGDPRRWGAEPGLPGVVHFWGPYPYRSAFHSSDVEEEGARALQHLRDTIMVEGPGTIAAVVLETVVGTNGILVPPPGYLEGVRQICDEHGILLVADEVMSGFGRCGEWFAVDHWAITPDLITFAKGVNSGYVPIGGVLISDTVAATFDDRAYPGGLTYSGHPLACASAVASMTIMREEGIVEHARDLGTDVIGPALAKLAENHPSVGDVRGLGVFWALELVRDRDTREPLVPYNASGSDAAPMGEVAAECKRRGLWPFVHFNRVHVVPPCTTTADEVLEGIEVLDEALGVADRYYRG; the protein is encoded by the coding sequence ATGACCGAGACCTCCCTCCTGCCCTCGCTCTCCGAGGAGCAGGTGCGCCGCGACGACCGCGCCCACGTCTTCCACTCCTGGTCGGCCCAGGCGCAGATCGACCCGCTGCCGATCGCGGCGGCGCTCGGCTCGCACTTCTGGGACTACGCAGGGACCAAGTACCTCGACTTCTCCTCGCAGCTGGTCAACGTCAACATCGGTTATCAGCACCCCCGGCTGGTGGCCGCGATCCAGGAGTACGCCGGGCGCTTGTGCACGGTGGCCCCGCCCTTCGCCAACGACATGCGCTCGGAGGCCGCGCGGCTGCTGGCCGACCTGGCGCCCGGCACCTTGAACAAGGTGTTCTTCACCAACGGCGGGGCGGACGCCAACGAGCACGCGGTGCGGATGGCGCGGTTGCACACGGGCCGGAGCAAGGTGCTCGCCGCCTACCGCAGCTACCACGGCGCCACCGCCGGGGCGATCACGATGACCGGTGATCCGCGCCGGTGGGGGGCCGAGCCCGGCCTGCCCGGGGTCGTGCACTTCTGGGGGCCCTACCCCTACCGGTCGGCCTTCCACTCCAGCGACGTGGAGGAGGAGGGCGCGCGCGCCCTGCAGCACCTGCGCGACACGATCATGGTCGAGGGGCCAGGCACCATCGCCGCGGTCGTGCTCGAGACGGTCGTCGGGACCAACGGCATCCTGGTGCCGCCGCCGGGCTACCTCGAGGGTGTCCGGCAGATCTGCGACGAGCACGGCATCCTGCTGGTGGCCGACGAGGTGATGAGCGGGTTCGGCCGCTGCGGGGAGTGGTTCGCCGTCGACCACTGGGCGATCACCCCCGACCTGATCACCTTCGCCAAGGGCGTGAACTCCGGCTACGTCCCGATCGGTGGCGTCCTGATCTCCGACACCGTCGCCGCGACCTTCGACGACCGGGCCTACCCCGGCGGGCTGACCTACTCCGGGCACCCGCTGGCCTGCGCCTCCGCGGTCGCCTCGATGACGATCATGCGCGAGGAGGGCATCGTCGAGCACGCCCGCGACCTCGGCACCGACGTGATCGGGCCCGCGCTGGCCAAGCTCGCTGAGAACCACCCCAGCGTCGGCGACGTACGAGGGCTCGGCGTGTTCTGGGCCCTGGAGCTGGTCAGGGACCGTGACACCCGGGAGCCCCTGGTGCCCTACAACGCGTCGGGCTCCGACGCGGCGCCGATGGGCGAGGTCGCCGCCGAGTGCAAGCGCCGCGGCCTGTGGCCCTTCGTCCACTTCAACCGCGTCCACGTCGTCCCGCCGTGCACGACGACCGCCGACGAGGTCCTGGAGGGCATCGAGGTGCTCGACGAGGCGCTGGGCGTCGCCGATCGCTACTACCGCGGCTGA